In Carnobacterium sp. CP1, the following are encoded in one genomic region:
- the xseA gene encoding exodeoxyribonuclease VII large subunit: MTRYIKRKFEQDPYLGRIYLTGEISNFRNRPNAHQYFSLKDDRAKIAAIMFKGAYQKLKFTPEEGMKVLVIGRISLYEASGNYQIYIEHMEPDGVGALYQALEEMKQKLKKEGLFEAPKQLLSTFPKKIAIVTSPTGAVIRDIMTTIKRRYPIVQLVVFPTLVQGNKAADDIVKSIKMVEDKGDFDTMIVARGGGSIEDLWPFNEEKVARAIFEAKTPVISSVGHETDTTIADLVADVRAATPTAAAELSVPLLSDEILKIEQMRLRLIQSYMRKIEVLSQRLNRSLESYIFKQPQRLYEGYAQNLDLISERLIRSLEEKLTSEKQDFRLLHYKLLSSNPQQVVKQKQVDLQQITQQLQLEMDRFMNDQAKRLEHRMQSLDYLSPLKIMNRGYSYVTKDDKVLKEAKQVEPDDLIRVHLHEGSFEAKVLKKMEEQT, from the coding sequence TTGACGAGATACATTAAACGAAAATTTGAACAAGATCCTTATTTAGGAAGAATCTATCTAACGGGAGAAATTTCAAACTTTAGAAACCGACCGAATGCGCACCAATACTTTAGTTTAAAAGATGATCGGGCGAAAATCGCCGCTATCATGTTTAAGGGAGCCTATCAAAAATTAAAATTCACACCAGAAGAAGGCATGAAGGTACTGGTGATTGGTCGTATTTCTTTATATGAAGCAAGTGGAAATTATCAGATTTATATTGAACATATGGAACCTGATGGTGTGGGAGCGTTGTACCAAGCGCTGGAAGAGATGAAACAAAAGTTGAAAAAAGAAGGGCTGTTCGAAGCGCCGAAGCAATTGCTTTCTACTTTCCCCAAAAAAATTGCAATCGTAACGAGCCCAACCGGTGCAGTGATACGCGATATTATGACGACCATCAAAAGACGGTATCCAATCGTTCAATTAGTTGTGTTTCCAACGCTTGTTCAAGGCAACAAAGCTGCTGATGACATTGTTAAAAGCATTAAAATGGTAGAAGACAAAGGCGATTTTGATACAATGATCGTTGCACGAGGCGGTGGTTCCATTGAAGATCTATGGCCATTTAATGAAGAAAAAGTAGCAAGGGCTATTTTCGAAGCTAAAACTCCCGTCATTTCATCTGTTGGCCATGAGACAGATACAACGATTGCTGATTTAGTTGCCGATGTACGAGCAGCAACGCCCACTGCAGCGGCTGAATTATCCGTTCCATTGCTGTCAGATGAAATTTTAAAGATCGAACAAATGCGGCTGCGGTTGATTCAAAGTTACATGCGAAAAATTGAAGTTTTGAGCCAACGCTTAAACCGTAGTCTGGAATCTTATATTTTTAAACAACCTCAGCGGCTTTATGAAGGCTATGCTCAAAACCTAGATCTTATTTCAGAACGATTGATCCGTTCACTAGAAGAAAAATTGACTAGTGAAAAACAAGATTTCCGATTGCTGCATTACAAGTTGCTGTCCAGCAATCCTCAACAAGTTGTGAAGCAAAAGCAGGTAGACTTACAGCAAATTACTCAACAACTGCAATTAGAAATGGATCGCTTTATGAATGATCAAGCTAAACGTTTGGAGCATAGAATGCAATCACTTGACTACTTAAGCCCGTTAAAAATTATGAACCGAGGCTATAGTTATGTGACGAAAGACGATAAAGTCCTTAAAGAAGCAAAACAAGTTGAACCAGATGATTTAATCCGCGTTCACTTGCATGAAGGTAGTTTTGAAGCTAAAGTACTGAAAAAAATGGAGGAACAAACATGA
- a CDS encoding exodeoxyribonuclease VII small subunit, which produces MSAKEKLKFEEAMQQLEEIVTNLERGDVPLEEALEQFQKGVGLSKICKETLQNAEKTLTKIVDENGEETIFENENEEN; this is translated from the coding sequence ATGAGCGCAAAAGAAAAATTGAAGTTCGAAGAAGCAATGCAGCAATTAGAAGAGATCGTTACCAATCTTGAACGTGGAGATGTACCTTTAGAAGAGGCTTTAGAGCAATTTCAAAAAGGTGTAGGCTTAAGCAAAATTTGCAAAGAAACGTTGCAAAACGCTGAAAAGACCCTTACTAAGATTGTAGATGAAAATGGGGAAGAAACCATTTTCGAGAATGAAAACGAAGAAAACTAA
- a CDS encoding polyprenyl synthetase family protein → MEFSLFQQKEKPQIEAALVRHLSKEKEFEGTLYQAMHYSLTAGGKRIRPLLLLATIQTLGGELEQGYEAAVALEFIHTYSLIHDDLPAMDNDDLRRGKPTNHVVYGEDLAILAGDGLLTQAFELLAESPVSDKKKIELVLALAKAAGPNGMVAGQVADMEGEGSSLSLTALKAVHEKKTGELLTFAVYAGSVIANAPIEIESFLLQYSTHFGLAFQILDDILDVTGNVDELGKNTGMDAQLNKSTYPALLTLAGAKEALEYEIKAAKKSLAEIEAVFLKKGKSIDTQLLSDMVDLLAVR, encoded by the coding sequence ATGGAATTTAGTCTTTTTCAACAAAAGGAAAAACCTCAAATAGAAGCGGCTTTAGTGAGACATTTAAGCAAGGAAAAAGAGTTTGAAGGAACCCTTTATCAAGCGATGCACTACTCTTTAACAGCTGGCGGTAAAAGAATACGGCCCTTATTGTTGTTAGCGACGATCCAAACGCTGGGAGGTGAGCTTGAGCAAGGGTACGAAGCAGCTGTAGCGTTAGAATTTATCCATACTTATTCTTTGATTCATGACGATTTGCCTGCGATGGATAATGACGATTTGCGCCGCGGAAAACCAACCAATCATGTGGTCTACGGAGAAGATCTGGCTATCTTAGCAGGTGATGGGTTATTGACTCAAGCATTTGAGCTCCTTGCTGAAAGTCCCGTTTCGGATAAAAAGAAAATTGAATTAGTGCTGGCGTTAGCTAAAGCAGCTGGGCCAAATGGGATGGTTGCTGGGCAAGTAGCTGATATGGAGGGTGAAGGATCTTCGTTATCTTTAACGGCTTTAAAAGCCGTTCATGAAAAGAAAACAGGCGAGTTATTAACGTTTGCGGTTTATGCGGGCAGCGTGATAGCGAACGCACCTATTGAAATCGAGTCTTTTCTCCTCCAGTATTCCACCCATTTCGGCTTAGCTTTTCAGATTCTTGATGATATTCTTGATGTAACCGGAAATGTTGATGAACTGGGCAAAAACACGGGAATGGATGCTCAGTTAAACAAAAGTACGTACCCAGCTTTATTAACATTAGCAGGAGCAAAAGAAGCTCTTGAATACGAAATCAAAGCAGCCAAGAAAAGCTTAGCTGAAATAGAAGCAGTTTTCCTGAAAAAGGGTAAATCGATTGATACTCAATTGTTATCGGATATGGTTGATTTATTAGCCGTTCGATAA
- a CDS encoding TlyA family RNA methyltransferase, producing MKKERVDVLLVEQGLFDSVEKAKRAIMAGIILTDKDERIDTAGEKIPVTTQLKRKGEQLRYVSRGGFKLEKAMEVFNVRIQDKIMLDIGSSTGGFTDAALQHGAKLSYALDVGTNQLSWKLRQDPRVIVMEQTNFRNSKLTDFVYGQPNLVSIDVSFISLRVILPVLKDIIALKGDVLALIKPQFEANRTDVGEKGIVRDPEIHRQVLTKMVQFALDLGYDVQAVDFSPITGGHGNIEFLAHFVWTDKKHGTMASSVNLELVLIDAYKAFKTTNK from the coding sequence ATGAAAAAAGAGCGAGTAGACGTTCTTCTTGTGGAGCAAGGGTTATTTGATTCAGTAGAAAAAGCCAAACGAGCAATTATGGCAGGGATTATTTTAACGGATAAAGACGAACGAATTGATACAGCTGGAGAGAAGATTCCGGTTACGACACAATTAAAGCGCAAAGGCGAACAGTTGCGTTACGTTAGTCGCGGTGGTTTTAAACTAGAAAAGGCAATGGAAGTTTTTAATGTGAGAATCCAAGATAAAATTATGTTGGATATCGGTTCTTCTACAGGAGGATTTACGGATGCTGCTTTGCAACATGGAGCAAAATTGAGTTATGCATTAGATGTCGGAACCAATCAATTGTCTTGGAAATTACGGCAAGATCCTCGCGTTATTGTAATGGAACAAACAAATTTTAGAAACAGCAAGTTGACTGATTTTGTTTATGGACAACCTAATTTAGTTTCAATTGATGTTTCGTTTATTTCTTTGCGTGTTATTTTGCCGGTATTAAAAGATATTATTGCTTTAAAAGGCGATGTCTTAGCTTTGATCAAACCTCAATTTGAAGCAAATCGTACAGATGTAGGCGAAAAAGGGATTGTGCGTGATCCGGAAATCCATCGACAAGTGTTAACAAAGATGGTTCAATTTGCACTTGATTTGGGATACGATGTTCAAGCAGTGGATTTTTCTCCTATTACTGGAGGACACGGCAATATTGAGTTCTTAGCTCATTTTGTATGGACTGATAAAAAACATGGGACAATGGCTAGTTCAGTGAATCTTGAACTGGTTTTAATAGATGCTTATAAAGCTTTTAAAACAACCAATAAATAA
- the argR gene encoding arginine repressor, which produces MKKKERHRLLQNLIQEHIIEKQEDFVRILEEKGIEVTQATISRDIKELQLVKVPAPTGGYRYSLPPDVQHNTSKKLERLLKDAFVSIDVQDYFLLLRTIPGNAFALGSLIDLSDFSEIFGTISGDDNVLIICRSEEQAKNLKNHFISLI; this is translated from the coding sequence ATGAAGAAGAAAGAGCGGCATCGTTTATTACAAAATCTGATTCAAGAGCATATTATTGAAAAGCAAGAGGATTTTGTGCGTATTTTAGAAGAGAAGGGGATCGAGGTGACGCAAGCTACTATTTCCCGCGATATCAAAGAACTTCAGCTGGTAAAAGTTCCTGCTCCAACCGGAGGCTATCGTTATAGTTTGCCCCCAGATGTTCAGCACAATACCTCAAAAAAATTAGAGCGTTTATTAAAAGATGCCTTTGTTTCAATCGATGTGCAGGACTATTTTCTTTTGCTTCGGACAATTCCAGGCAATGCTTTTGCTTTGGGTTCTTTGATCGATCTTTCCGATTTCTCTGAAATATTTGGAACCATATCAGGAGATGACAATGTTTTGATTATCTGTCGTTCTGAAGAACAAGCAAAAAATTTAAAAAATCATTTTATTAGTTTGATTTAA
- the recN gene encoding DNA repair protein RecN, giving the protein MLQELTIKNFAIIHDLNLSFESGMTVLTGETGAGKSIIIDAVGLLAGGRGSNEFIRHGESKCVLEGLFSIEDNQLTYELLNSYDIEMEDGTLIIQRDIHRNGKNVCRINGRLVNIATLRLIGETIIDIHGQNEHQELMNPERHLAMLDQFGDKELHRLKAAYGTTYAAYKEVKKAYDKWQNSEQELAQRLDMLQFQVNDIEMAELGDHEEEELLEEKNLLMNYQKITAALSGSYDALQGEENSGIDLIGQAMSEMSSIEDIDGTYKLLSETIANSYFQLQEAASDILREMDQMAYDENRLNDIEKRLELIHQMKRKYGDSIAEIKSYYEKIAVELLQIQNREDHINHLIKELNTLSEKVIQQGKTLTKKRQSVAKQLEAAIHEQLKELFMEKVVFEVQFFNGKAEPTLETAREIGLDHVEFYIATNLGEPLKSLAKVASGGELSRMMLALKTIFSKSQGITSIIFDEVDTGVSGRVAQAIANKIYMVAIHSQVLCITHLPQVAAMADHHLFISKTIVAERTETHVEALAEPQKVEEVARMLAGTEITKLTLEHAKELRELAKNQKTKQLN; this is encoded by the coding sequence TTGTTACAAGAATTAACCATTAAAAACTTTGCCATCATTCATGATTTGAATCTAAGTTTTGAATCGGGTATGACAGTTTTAACAGGGGAAACCGGAGCAGGGAAATCCATTATTATTGATGCAGTCGGCTTATTGGCTGGTGGACGCGGTTCAAATGAATTCATTCGTCATGGTGAGAGCAAATGTGTCTTGGAAGGGTTGTTTTCAATTGAAGACAATCAACTGACTTATGAGTTGCTAAATTCTTATGATATTGAAATGGAGGATGGCACCCTTATTATTCAACGAGATATTCATCGCAATGGTAAAAATGTCTGCCGCATCAATGGACGCCTGGTGAATATTGCGACTTTACGTTTAATAGGAGAAACGATCATTGATATTCATGGTCAAAACGAGCACCAAGAGCTAATGAACCCTGAGCGGCACTTGGCAATGTTAGATCAATTTGGAGATAAAGAGCTGCACCGGCTTAAAGCCGCTTACGGAACAACCTATGCTGCTTACAAAGAAGTTAAAAAAGCCTATGATAAATGGCAAAATAGTGAACAAGAATTGGCGCAACGTTTGGATATGCTGCAGTTTCAAGTGAATGATATTGAAATGGCTGAGCTAGGCGATCATGAGGAAGAAGAGTTGTTGGAAGAAAAAAATCTATTAATGAATTACCAAAAGATCACAGCGGCTTTATCAGGCAGTTATGATGCTTTACAGGGTGAAGAAAACAGCGGGATCGATCTGATTGGTCAAGCTATGTCCGAAATGAGTTCAATTGAAGACATTGATGGTACGTACAAACTTTTATCAGAAACGATTGCAAATAGTTACTTTCAATTGCAAGAAGCAGCAAGCGACATCTTAAGAGAAATGGATCAAATGGCTTATGATGAAAATCGGTTAAATGATATTGAAAAACGGTTGGAATTGATTCACCAAATGAAGCGTAAATATGGAGATTCTATTGCAGAGATCAAATCTTATTATGAAAAAATTGCCGTAGAACTGCTTCAAATCCAAAACCGAGAAGATCACATTAATCATTTGATCAAAGAACTGAATACTCTTTCGGAAAAGGTGATTCAGCAAGGCAAAACCTTGACGAAAAAGCGACAAAGCGTTGCAAAACAATTAGAAGCGGCCATTCATGAACAACTAAAAGAATTATTCATGGAAAAAGTTGTTTTTGAGGTACAATTTTTTAATGGAAAAGCGGAACCAACGTTAGAAACCGCCCGAGAAATAGGATTAGATCATGTAGAATTTTATATCGCGACTAATTTAGGAGAACCTTTAAAATCACTAGCTAAAGTGGCCTCTGGGGGAGAATTATCCAGAATGATGTTAGCGTTGAAAACTATTTTTTCAAAGTCACAAGGCATTACCAGTATCATTTTTGATGAAGTCGATACGGGTGTCAGCGGGCGTGTGGCACAAGCGATTGCAAACAAAATTTATATGGTTGCGATTCATTCGCAAGTTTTATGTATTACCCATTTGCCGCAAGTAGCGGCGATGGCGGATCATCATTTATTTATATCAAAAACAATAGTAGCTGAACGGACAGAAACACATGTTGAAGCATTGGCAGAACCTCAAAAAGTAGAAGAAGTTGCCAGAATGTTGGCTGGAACTGAAATTACAAAGCTAACGCTAGAACATGCAAAAGAACTGCGCGAATTAGCGAAAAATCAAAAAACAAAACAATTAAACTAA
- a CDS encoding DUF4044 domain-containing protein, whose protein sequence is MANKDKKTPATKKWTKVFVWVMLVSMLGSAFISALAIL, encoded by the coding sequence ATGGCGAATAAAGATAAAAAGACGCCTGCAACCAAGAAATGGACTAAAGTTTTTGTTTGGGTAATGTTAGTTTCCATGCTTGGATCAGCATTCATTTCTGCGTTAGCTATACTCTGA
- a CDS encoding magnesium transporter CorA family protein, translating into MYQSYHTDADGNMVVAEKGQITDWLHVSKPTAEEIDYLAEHFNFPKDYLTSIQDPDEVPRQEKLGLNPAEDPNLIIFNYPCKVTNTLGYDEYITIPFGIILTENTIITAAEDLPFFMEKIIRNETDYPVDTKKPAQFALEIAWQISFNYISCLKEIIKKTEAMEQQLTITTKNEQLFALMSLQKSLVYFNTSIHASHPIFNDLKEIELFTQHTENRNLLHDVIVENRQAEVMIEETDQLLTQMSAVFSSVVSNNLNNIMKFLTSVTIVLTIPTIIGGLWGMNVNLPIDKTPGAFWIMILIIILISILTTWFLKKNDYF; encoded by the coding sequence ATGTACCAATCTTATCATACTGATGCTGATGGTAACATGGTAGTAGCTGAAAAAGGACAAATCACAGATTGGTTACATGTTTCTAAACCTACAGCTGAAGAAATCGATTATTTAGCTGAACACTTTAACTTTCCAAAAGATTATCTTACTAGTATTCAGGACCCAGACGAAGTTCCGCGGCAAGAAAAGTTAGGATTGAATCCAGCTGAAGATCCAAATTTGATTATATTTAACTATCCTTGCAAAGTAACAAATACATTAGGGTATGACGAATACATAACGATTCCATTTGGCATTATTTTAACTGAAAACACCATCATCACCGCTGCTGAAGATCTGCCTTTTTTTATGGAAAAGATAATCCGAAATGAAACAGATTATCCAGTCGATACCAAAAAACCAGCACAGTTCGCTTTGGAAATTGCTTGGCAGATTTCGTTTAATTACATCTCTTGTCTAAAAGAAATCATAAAAAAAACAGAAGCTATGGAACAACAATTAACGATCACAACTAAAAATGAACAGCTTTTTGCTTTGATGTCATTGCAAAAAAGCTTAGTTTATTTTAATACTTCTATTCATGCAAGCCACCCTATTTTTAATGATTTAAAAGAAATTGAACTGTTTACTCAACACACTGAAAATCGGAATTTGCTTCACGATGTGATCGTAGAAAACCGTCAAGCTGAAGTGATGATCGAAGAAACCGATCAATTATTAACACAGATGAGTGCTGTTTTCTCATCTGTTGTTTCTAATAATTTAAACAACATCATGAAGTTTCTAACTTCTGTTACGATCGTTTTAACCATTCCCACTATTATCGGAGGACTTTGGGGGATGAATGTCAACTTACCTATTGATAAAACCCCCGGAGCTTTTTGGATCATGATTCTCATTATTATTTTAATCAGTATTCTAACCACCTGGTTTTTGAAAAAAAATGATTATTTTTAA
- a CDS encoding M20/M25/M40 family metallo-hydrolase gives MRKWNEKRLVETFLELVRIDSETRSEQAIQAFLKEQFTALGLTVAEDQTMEETGFGANNLICTLEGATDITPFFFSSHMDTVTPGKGIKPIIKDDIIYSDETTILGADDKAGLAIMLELIRTLQENHVKHGTIEFIITVGEESGLVGAKAFDVTPMVANLGFVLDTGGPVGSITIGSPTQYRIKALIQGISAHAGLEPEKGLSAVQIAAEAIRQMQLGRIDKETTANIGLISGGTATNVVMERLEVVAEARSLSKEACVAQVQHMKETFERVAKEMGGKAIVITEKKYDGYRFDESTEVVQMAAKAISTIGRTPSYEMSGGGSDANIFNGKGKQTTNLAIGYEKIHTVKEYLPIKELLKGLEMAYALVVGMANK, from the coding sequence ATGAGAAAGTGGAATGAGAAAAGATTAGTGGAAACGTTTCTTGAATTGGTTCGAATTGATTCAGAAACGCGATCAGAACAAGCTATCCAAGCTTTTTTGAAAGAACAATTCACAGCCTTAGGACTAACCGTAGCAGAAGATCAAACAATGGAAGAAACGGGTTTTGGTGCAAATAACTTAATTTGCACATTAGAAGGTGCAACAGACATCACGCCGTTTTTCTTTTCAAGTCATATGGACACGGTTACGCCAGGTAAGGGAATTAAGCCTATTATCAAAGATGATATTATTTATTCAGATGAAACAACTATTTTGGGGGCAGACGATAAGGCCGGTCTAGCTATTATGTTAGAATTGATTAGAACACTCCAAGAAAACCACGTTAAACACGGGACCATAGAGTTTATCATCACTGTTGGAGAAGAAAGCGGCTTAGTAGGAGCAAAAGCGTTTGATGTAACACCGATGGTAGCAAATCTGGGTTTTGTATTGGATACAGGTGGCCCTGTGGGCAGCATTACTATCGGCAGTCCAACACAATACCGAATCAAAGCTTTGATTCAAGGTATTTCTGCTCATGCAGGGTTAGAACCTGAAAAAGGGTTGTCTGCTGTTCAAATTGCTGCTGAAGCTATTCGTCAAATGCAATTAGGTCGTATCGATAAAGAAACGACAGCAAATATTGGATTGATTTCTGGAGGAACAGCGACTAACGTGGTCATGGAACGACTAGAGGTCGTGGCTGAAGCTCGGTCTTTGTCTAAAGAGGCATGTGTTGCTCAAGTTCAACATATGAAAGAAACATTTGAACGAGTTGCAAAAGAAATGGGTGGAAAAGCCATTGTGATAACAGAAAAAAAATATGACGGTTACCGCTTTGACGAATCGACCGAAGTTGTGCAAATGGCCGCTAAAGCTATTTCAACTATTGGCAGAACACCGAGTTATGAGATGAGCGGTGGAGGCAGCGACGCTAATATTTTTAATGGAAAAGGCAAACAAACAACTAATTTAGCCATTGGCTACGAAAAAATACACACGGTTAAAGAATACCTTCCAATTAAAGAATTACTGAAGGGATTAGAAATGGCCTATGCACTAGTTGTCGGCATGGCCAACAAATAA
- the gndA gene encoding NADP-dependent phosphogluconate dehydrogenase codes for MSKQQIGVVGMAVMGKNLALNIESRGYSVSIFNRTGSKTEAVIAENPDKNLVPTYTMEEFVESLEKPRRILLMVQAGKGTDATIQGLLPHLDAGDVLIDGGNTFFQDTIRRSEELAESGVNFIGTGVSGGEEGALLGPAIMPGGQKEAYDLVAPILEKIAAVAEDGEPCVTYIGPNGAGHYVKMVHNGIEYGDMQLIAESYDLLRKVVGLSVDEVAEVFAEWNKGELDSFLIEITANALTKKDPETGKPMVDIILDRAGNKGTGKWTSQSALDLGVPLPLITESVFARYISALKEERVAASKILPAPASYSFDGDKAELVEKIRQALYFSKIMSYAQGFAQMRTASEEYDWNLQYGEIAKIFRAGCIIRARFLQKITDAYAKEPNLKNLMLDGYFMDITKNYQDAVRDVIGIAVKAGVPIPTFSSAIAYYDSYRTADLPANIIQAQRDYFGAHTYERTDKAGTFHFDWYGNEGQEEL; via the coding sequence ATGAGTAAACAACAAATTGGTGTCGTTGGAATGGCTGTAATGGGAAAAAATTTAGCGCTAAACATCGAAAGCAGAGGGTATAGCGTCTCTATTTTTAACCGTACCGGTTCGAAAACAGAAGCTGTAATTGCAGAAAATCCTGACAAAAATCTTGTTCCAACTTATACAATGGAAGAATTTGTGGAGTCACTAGAAAAACCACGCCGGATATTACTGATGGTTCAAGCAGGTAAAGGAACAGATGCTACTATTCAAGGCCTATTGCCCCATCTTGATGCTGGAGACGTACTGATTGATGGCGGAAATACATTCTTCCAAGATACTATACGCCGTAGCGAAGAGCTAGCTGAATCTGGCGTTAACTTTATTGGAACTGGTGTTTCTGGTGGAGAAGAAGGAGCTTTATTGGGCCCTGCCATCATGCCAGGCGGACAAAAAGAAGCGTATGACTTAGTTGCACCGATTTTAGAAAAAATTGCTGCTGTTGCCGAAGATGGCGAACCTTGTGTCACTTATATCGGGCCAAATGGAGCAGGCCATTATGTTAAAATGGTGCATAATGGAATCGAGTATGGAGATATGCAATTGATTGCTGAATCATATGATTTATTGCGAAAAGTTGTTGGGTTATCAGTCGATGAAGTTGCTGAAGTTTTTGCTGAATGGAACAAAGGCGAGTTAGACAGTTTCTTGATTGAAATCACCGCTAATGCTTTAACGAAAAAAGATCCTGAAACGGGTAAACCAATGGTCGATATCATTTTAGACCGTGCAGGCAACAAAGGTACCGGAAAATGGACATCACAAAGTGCATTAGATTTAGGCGTACCTCTTCCACTGATTACAGAGTCAGTTTTTGCTCGTTATATTTCTGCATTAAAAGAAGAACGTGTTGCTGCAAGCAAGATCTTACCAGCACCAGCTAGTTATTCATTTGACGGAGATAAAGCTGAATTGGTTGAAAAAATTCGACAAGCTTTGTACTTCAGCAAAATCATGAGCTACGCACAAGGATTTGCTCAAATGCGTACAGCCAGTGAAGAATACGATTGGAACTTGCAGTATGGCGAAATTGCGAAAATTTTCCGTGCTGGTTGTATCATTCGTGCTCGTTTCTTACAAAAGATCACGGATGCCTATGCTAAGGAACCAAATTTGAAGAATTTGATGTTGGATGGGTACTTCATGGATATCACAAAAAACTATCAAGATGCCGTTCGTGATGTTATTGGAATTGCTGTAAAAGCTGGCGTTCCAATTCCTACATTCTCTTCAGCTATTGCTTATTACGACTCTTATCGAACAGCTGATTTGCCGGCTAACATCATCCAAGCACAAAGAGATTACTTTGGTGCTCATACTTATGAAAGAACCGACAAAGCCGGAACTTTCCACTTCGACTGGTATGGCAATGAAGGACAAGAAGAACTTTAA
- a CDS encoding response regulator transcription factor → MNKILIIEDEKNLARFVELELKHEGYETEVRYDGRSGLEAALAEGQEWDVILLDLMLPELNGIDVCRRIRQVSSVPIIMMTARDSVIDRVSGLDHGADDYIVKPFAIEELLARMRALFRRIEIESEQNITKQTTVTYRDLTIEKENRVVRRGDEVIELTKREYELLLELMENINVVLARDVLLNKVWGYETEVETNVVDVYIRYLRNKIDVPGVEGYIQTVRGTGYVMRS, encoded by the coding sequence ATGAATAAAATATTAATTATTGAAGATGAAAAAAACTTAGCACGTTTTGTTGAGCTTGAGTTAAAACACGAAGGCTATGAAACTGAAGTTCGCTATGATGGTCGTTCAGGTTTAGAAGCAGCTTTAGCCGAAGGGCAAGAATGGGACGTTATTTTACTTGATTTAATGTTGCCGGAATTAAACGGTATCGATGTTTGCCGCCGTATTAGACAAGTCAGCAGTGTGCCGATTATTATGATGACTGCTAGAGACTCCGTGATCGATCGTGTCTCTGGTTTAGATCATGGAGCAGATGACTATATCGTTAAACCGTTCGCCATTGAAGAATTATTAGCCCGCATGCGTGCTTTATTCCGCCGTATTGAAATTGAAAGTGAACAAAACATCACTAAACAAACAACAGTGACGTATCGTGACTTGACAATTGAGAAAGAAAACCGCGTGGTTCGCCGTGGCGATGAAGTGATTGAATTGACCAAAAGAGAATATGAACTATTATTAGAACTAATGGAAAACATTAATGTTGTATTAGCACGGGATGTATTATTAAATAAAGTATGGGGTTACGAAACAGAAGTAGAAACAAATGTAGTAGACGTTTATATCCGTTACTTACGGAATAAAATTGATGTTCCAGGCGTTGAGGGATACATTCAAACGGTTCGTGGAACGGGATATGTGATGCGTTCGTGA